A section of the Phaseolus vulgaris cultivar G19833 chromosome 8, P. vulgaris v2.0, whole genome shotgun sequence genome encodes:
- the LOC137824507 gene encoding aldose reductase, which yields MAQVVRPHEAKTQAFTLSSGHTIPAVGLGTWKSGSHAVNSVFTAIVNAGYRHIDTASQYGVEEEVGQALQTAIKAGVERKDLFVTSKLWCTDLTPERVRPALNSTLQKLQLDYLDLYLIHWPFRLKDGASRPPGAGDVLEFDMEGVWREMEKLVEEKLVRDIGICNFTLAKLEKLLSIAEIRPSVCQMEMHPGWKNEKMLAACKKNGIHVTAYSPLGSSDGRNLIKDQTVDRIANKSNKNPGQVLVKWAIQRGTSVIPKSIKPDRIMENVSVFNWELPQQDFKALSKMQDQGRILDGEELFVNKSDGPFRSAADLWDHED from the exons ATGGCACAAGTTGTTAGGCCACATGAAGCGAAGACACAGGCATTTACCCTGTCGAGTGGTCATACCATACCGGCTGTTGGATTGGGGACATGGAAGTCGGGTTCACATGCAGTCAATTCTGTGTTCACTGCCATTGTTAAT GCTGGTTACAGACACATAGACACTGCTTCGCAGTATGGAGTTGAAGAAGAA GTTGGACAAGCACTCCAAACAGCAATTAAAGCAGGAGTGGAAAGGAAGGATCTATTTGTCACCTCCAAACTATG GTGCACTGACTTGACCCCTGAAAGGGTTAGACCTGCTCTCAACAGTACCCTTCAAAAACTCCAACTTGACTACCTTGATCTTTACTTG ATTCATTGGCCATTTCGACTAAAAGATGGTGCTAGCAGACCCCCTGGAGCAGGAGACGTGTTAGAGTTTGACATGGAAGGGGTATGGAGAGAAATGGAGAAGCTTGTGGAGGAAAAGCTTGTTAGAGACATTGGAATATGCAATTTCACTCTAGCAAAGCTTGAAAAGTTGCTGAGCATTGCTGAAATAAGACCTTCTGTTTGCCAG ATGGAAATGCATCCTGGATGGAAAAATGAGAAGATGCTTGCGGCTTGCAAGAAGAATGGCATCCATGTTACT GCTTACTCTCCACTGGGTTCATCAGACGGGAGGAATCTGATCAAGGATCAAACGGTTGATAGGATAGCCAACAAGTCGAACAAGAACCCAGGGCAGGTGTTGGTGAAGTGGGCCATCCAGAGAGGGACAAGTGTCATCCCCAAATCAATCAAGCCAGATAGGATCATGGAGAATGTCAGTGTCTTCAATTGGGAACTTCCACAACAAGATTTTAAGGCCCTCAGCAAGATGCAGGATCAG GGGAGAATTCTGGATGGTGAAGAGCTCTTTGTGAACAAGAGCGATGGTCCATTCAGGAGTGCGGCGGATCTTTGGGACCATGAAGATTAG